One region of bacterium genomic DNA includes:
- a CDS encoding NUDIX hydrolase: MTYKHCPGCGGPLQKTSLDGHRRQNCPACGFVYYRNPAPAAGCIILIKGRLLLVRRKYDPYRGDWCLPAGFMEYGESPKACAQREILEETGLRIRVGELIGVYSGKDDPRTHAVLIVYLGLPSGDEYQAGDDASAIKLFPLDKLPKNIAFKAHIQAIKDFCRYAGIKT, encoded by the coding sequence ATGACTTACAAGCATTGCCCCGGCTGCGGCGGACCGCTGCAGAAGACCAGCCTTGACGGACACCGGCGCCAAAACTGTCCGGCCTGCGGCTTTGTCTATTACCGCAACCCGGCCCCGGCTGCCGGATGCATAATATTGATCAAAGGCCGGCTGCTGCTGGTCCGGCGCAAATATGATCCCTACCGCGGGGACTGGTGCCTGCCGGCCGGTTTCATGGAATACGGGGAATCGCCCAAAGCCTGCGCCCAGCGGGAGATCCTGGAAGAGACCGGGCTTAGGATCAGGGTGGGCGAACTTATCGGGGTGTACAGCGGGAAAGACGATCCCCGCACCCATGCCGTCCTGATAGTCTACCTGGGGCTTCCCTCCGGGGATGAATACCAGGCCGGGGATGATGCCAGCGCCATAAAACTCTTCCCCTTGGACAAACTGCCCAAGAACATTGCCTTCAAGGCCCATATCCAAGCCATCAAGGATTTTTG